In a genomic window of Glycine max cultivar Williams 82 chromosome 13, Glycine_max_v4.0, whole genome shotgun sequence:
- the LOC100793423 gene encoding protein STRUBBELIG-RECEPTOR FAMILY 3 — translation MSNMKLELHVGIFVTCMVILSGTFCVGDTDMVDVAAINSLYVSLGSPPLQGWKPVGGDPCLELWQGVACVFSNITAIHLGGMNLGGQLGSNLNFPSVIELDLSNNHIEGPIPFTLPPTLRTLSLSANRLNGSIPDALSLLTQLSNLDLSNNNLSGQLPSSTGSLSSLTTLHLQNNQLSGTLYVLQDLPLQDLNIENNLFSGPIPPKLLTIPNFSKNGNPFNTTIIPSPPAAAPAPVAIGSSPQESPWKMAHGPSALTAPVPASTRKSVIAKSVIWIAGAGLLVFIVLGVCLVMLRCIKRRPEKKNAKKLDDVGVFAGPLNKPTCSDSDVETANQEEKGKCEVPNRSTNFIPKVQEEQDIYVKVVSATSEGNNGHESINTGGASKLSSLQPPPQHFLPTSPGEKVIINPAITTQVTERQVMSNSIRVYTVALLQQYTNSFSQENCIGEGTLGPVYRAELPDGKLLAVRKLDATASMGQSHEQFLQLVSSISKIQHANIARLVGYCAEHNQRLLVYEYCSNGTLHDALHGDGNHRIRLPWNARIQVALGAARALEYLHESFRPSIVHRNFRSANVLLSDNLEVCISDCGLGPLLSSGSTGQLSGRLLTAYGYSAPEFESGSYTQQSDVFSFGVVMLELLTGRKSYDKSLPRGEQFLVRWAVPQLHDIDALSKMVDPCLNGAYPMKSLSRFADIVSSCIQREPEFRPAMSEIVQDLLRMM, via the exons ATGAGTAACATGAAGTTGGAGTTGCATGTTGGAATTTTTGTCACCTGCATGGTGATTCTCTCTGGGACTTTCTGTGTTGGAGATACTGACATGGTTGATG TTGCAGCAATAAATAGTCTTTATGTTTCTCTGGGGTCACCACCACTTCAAGGGTGGAAACCCGTGGGAGGAGATCCATGTTTGGAACTGTGGCAAGGTGTGGCTTGTGTCTTCTCCAACATAACTGCAAT ACACCTTGGAGGCATGAATTTGGGTGGACAGCTGGGCAGCAATTTGAATTTCCCATCAGTTATAGAATT GGATCTTAGCAACAACCACATTGAAGGGCCTATTCCATTTACTTTGCCCCCTACTCTGAGGACCTT gtCTCTCTCGGCAAATCGGTTGAATGGAAGCATTCCAGATGCTTTGTCCTTATTAACTCAATTGTCAAACTT GGACTTGTCAAATAACAACTTGAGTGGTCAGCTGCCTTCATCAACAGGGAGTTTATCATCTCTTACCACATT ACACTTGCAAAACAATCAACTTTCTGGGACCCTTTATGTTTTGCAAGACCTGCCTCTCCAAGATCT GAATATAGAGAACAATTTATTCTCAGGGCCAATTCCTCCAAAATTGCTGACTATCCCCAATTTCAG TAAAAATGGGAATCCCTTTAATACTACTATTATTCCATCACCTCCTGCTGCGGCCCCTGCACCTGTAGCTATAGGTTCATCCCCCCAAGAATCGCCTTGGAAAATGGCACATGGTCCTTCTGCCCTGACAGCACCAGTGCCTGCAAGTACTAGGAAGTCTGTTATAGCTAAGAGTGTCATTTGGATTGCTGGTGCAGGCCTTTTAGTATTTATTGTATTGGGAGTTTGTCTTGTAATGTTGAGGTGCATTAAGAGAAGGCCGGAGAAGAAAAATGCTAAGAAACTTGATGATGTGGGTGTGTTTGCGGGACCTTTGAATAAACCTACATGCAGTGACTCTGATGTTGAAACAGCTAATCAAGAGGAGAAAGGTAAATGTGAAGTACCAAATAGAAGTACAAATTTCATTCCAAAGGTTCAGGAAGAACAAGACATATATGTGAAAGTAGTATCTGCAACATCAGAAGGCAATAATGGTCATGAATCAATCAACACTGGAGGGGCTTCCAAACTTTCATCCTTACAGCCACCACCACAACACTTTCTCCCAACCAGTCCTGGTGAGAAGGTCATCATCAATCCTGCTATAACTACACAAGTAACTGAAAGACAAGTTATGTCAAATTCCATCAGAGTTTATACTGTTGCATTGCTTCAACAATATACAAATAGCTTTTCCCAAGAAAACTGTATTGGGGAAGGTACACTTGGGCCTGTTTATCGGGCTGAGCTCCCTGATGGAAAG CTATTGGCTGTGAGGAAATTGGATGCTACTGCTTCCATGGGTCAGAGTCATGAACAATTTCTTCAACTGGTGTCCAGCATTTCAAAAATTCAGCATGCAAATATTGCAAGGCTTGTGGGCTACTGTGCTGAGCATAACCAACGACTACTTGTATATGAATATTGCAGTAATGGAACCCTACATGATGCACTGCATGGGGATGGCAATCACCGTATCAGACTTCCATGGAATGCACGCATTCAGGTGGCACTTGGAGCTGCAAGAGCTTTAGA GTATCTGCATGAGAGCTTTCGGCCATCTATTGTGCATCGAAATTTTAGGTCTGCTAATGTTCTTCTGAGCGACAATTTGGAAGTGTGCATCTCTGATTGTGGATTAGGGCCATTACTATCTTCTGGCTCTACTGGTCAG TTATCAGGACGCCTCCTTACAGCTTATGGTTACAGTGCTCCAGAATTTGAGTCTGGAAGTTATACGCAGCAAAGTGATGTCTTCAGTTTTGGTGTCGTAATGCTAGAACTCCTCACTGGACGAAAATCCTATGACAA GTCACTGCCTCGTGGAGAGCAATTTTTGGTCAGATGGGCAGTCCCTCAACTCCATGACATTGATGCATTGTCAAAAATGGTTGACCCCTGCTTAAACGGAGCCTATCCTATGAAGTCCTTGTCACGTTTTGCAGATATTGTTTCTTCATGTATACAG cgTGAACCTGAATTCCGGCCGGCAATGTCAGAAATTGTTCAAGATCTCTTGAGAATGATGTAA